Proteins encoded by one window of Clostridium bornimense:
- a CDS encoding DUF1934 domain-containing protein produces MRALIEVESKQNIDEEGIKVITPGNFYEEDGVFYAVYEETEISGMEGTITTIKIEGNKVFLNRKGSLNSEMIFEEGKSTYVLYETPYGTLDMKITTDSITGEIKESGGELALEYILEFPGQAPIKTNLKISISFQDADVMTESVE; encoded by the coding sequence ATGAGAGCACTTATTGAAGTAGAGAGTAAACAAAATATAGATGAAGAAGGTATAAAAGTCATAACTCCTGGTAATTTTTATGAGGAAGATGGTGTATTTTATGCTGTATATGAAGAAACAGAGATTTCAGGAATGGAAGGAACTATTACTACTATAAAAATAGAGGGAAATAAGGTGTTCTTAAATAGAAAAGGTAGTTTAAATTCGGAAATGATTTTTGAGGAAGGAAAAAGTACTTATGTACTTTATGAGACACCATATGGAACTTTAGATATGAAGATAACTACAGATAGTATAACTGGAGAGATAAAAGAAAGTGGTGGGGAGCTAGCTTTAGAGTATATTTTAGAGTTTCCAGGTCAAGCGCCTATAAAAACAAATCTTAAGATAAGCATATCTTTTCAAGATGCAGATGTTATGACAGAAAGTGTAGAATAG
- a CDS encoding spore germination protein, whose amino-acid sequence MEENVREWIDKSIKNNLDYMKELLKDNSDVIYREFTVCDIKCALIYIDGMADKVLINDFILKPLMKRRDIVLNNVDDLKDSLMAISDLRDEDNFHKMIISMLSGDTMMIVDGYQSGFVIATRAWPNRGISEPSGETVIRGSREGFTETIRFNTALVRRRIRDPKFRIKPMTLGVRSKSDVAIMYIDDIVNPGVLRATIEELQKIKLDAILDSGYIQSYLERNTLSPFPQVQSTERPDVVAAALYEGRVAIIVDNSPFAIIVPATLVNLFQSPDDYYQRSIYGSITRFIRVVAVLLSVLLPAFYIAVTSFSPSIIPSKLAYSIAAAREGVPFPAFIEVVIMEVSMAILMEAVVRLPKPIGSTIGIVGGLIIGQAAVSAGIVSPIMVIIVGVTAVTSFISPSYEITFGLRIIRFLLIALSTCLGLYGITVGILIILIHLVKLKSFTLSYLSPVVNSNISDQKDVFVRMDWKYFWKRPKYMKTQDKIRQK is encoded by the coding sequence ATGGAGGAAAATGTACGAGAATGGATAGATAAATCAATAAAAAATAATTTGGATTATATGAAAGAGTTGTTAAAAGACAATTCAGACGTTATTTATAGAGAGTTTACTGTTTGTGATATTAAATGTGCTCTTATATATATCGATGGTATGGCAGATAAGGTACTCATTAATGATTTTATATTAAAGCCGTTAATGAAAAGAAGAGATATAGTTTTAAATAATGTGGATGATCTTAAAGATAGTTTAATGGCAATAAGTGATCTAAGAGATGAAGATAACTTTCATAAAATGATAATTTCTATGCTTAGTGGTGATACTATGATGATTGTCGATGGATATCAATCAGGTTTTGTCATAGCTACTAGAGCGTGGCCAAATAGAGGTATAAGCGAGCCATCAGGAGAGACGGTGATTCGAGGGTCAAGAGAAGGGTTTACAGAAACTATAAGATTTAATACTGCTTTAGTGAGAAGAAGAATAAGAGATCCTAAATTTAGGATTAAACCAATGACATTAGGAGTAAGATCGAAAAGCGATGTAGCTATAATGTACATTGATGATATTGTAAACCCTGGTGTATTACGAGCTACTATAGAGGAGCTACAGAAGATCAAGCTAGATGCGATATTGGATTCAGGATATATACAATCATATCTTGAGAGAAATACATTATCTCCATTTCCTCAAGTTCAAAGTACAGAAAGACCAGATGTAGTAGCCGCTGCATTATATGAAGGAAGAGTAGCAATTATTGTAGATAACTCACCTTTTGCAATAATTGTACCAGCAACTCTAGTTAATTTATTTCAATCACCAGATGACTATTATCAAAGGTCCATATATGGATCAATTACTAGATTTATAAGAGTTGTAGCGGTACTATTATCTGTATTATTACCAGCATTTTATATAGCTGTGACGTCATTTAGCCCATCGATAATACCATCAAAATTGGCTTACTCTATAGCGGCAGCGAGAGAGGGTGTTCCTTTTCCAGCATTTATAGAAGTAGTAATAATGGAAGTGTCTATGGCGATATTAATGGAAGCAGTGGTAAGGCTACCAAAACCTATAGGTTCAACAATAGGTATAGTAGGTGGACTTATCATAGGTCAGGCAGCAGTTAGTGCAGGAATAGTTAGTCCGATAATGGTTATAATTGTTGGGGTTACCGCTGTGACATCTTTTATATCACCTAGTTATGAAATAACATTTGGATTGAGGATTATAAGATTTCTTTTAATAGCTTTATCAACTTGCTTAGGATTATATGGAATTACAGTGGGGATATTAATAATTTTAATTCATTTAGTAAAATTAAAATCATTTACATTATCTTATCTAAGTCCAGTAGTTAATAGTAATATATCAGATCAAAAAGATGTATTTGTAAGGATGGATTGGAAATATTTTTGGAAGAGACCTAAGTATATGAAAACTCAAGATAAGATAAGACAAAAGTAG
- a CDS encoding MGDG synthase family glycosyltransferase encodes MKCMIFSVAAGGGHGHAASALKEYILNKEPYSEIKILDTIKEISPVLDKVIIGSYLKTIQYTPSIFGKLYNFTEDEDGLTSYISSKFNQLMSIEVHDKIKEFNPDFLIATHPFAADMIGYLKRKKYISLPTIVILTDYASHSSWIHQGIDHYIVSNDDMKKEIAFKGVDINSIHTLGIPIKPSFFDKFNRDTTLMKLKLSPKKKTILIMGGSLGMGKISELFSELSTSDLDAQLIVIAGKNKNLYDTLIEISKTSILPSVIIGYTNDVNKLMQASDLLLTKPGGLTITESLASELPMGVFSPLPGQEIKNKEFLLRHNLAIDIDDDPNYINNINYILLNNHLLNTMKENTKKFAKPNSAHDIYTLIKKIIKAS; translated from the coding sequence ATGAAATGTATGATTTTTTCTGTAGCTGCTGGTGGAGGACATGGGCATGCTGCTAGCGCATTAAAAGAATATATATTAAATAAAGAACCTTATAGCGAAATTAAGATTTTAGATACTATAAAAGAAATAAGTCCTGTTTTAGATAAAGTTATTATTGGCAGTTATCTTAAAACAATTCAATATACACCATCAATCTTTGGAAAGTTGTATAATTTCACAGAAGATGAAGATGGTCTAACTTCATATATAAGTTCTAAGTTTAATCAGCTTATGTCCATAGAAGTCCATGATAAAATAAAAGAATTTAATCCTGACTTCCTAATTGCTACCCATCCATTTGCTGCAGATATGATTGGCTATTTGAAACGCAAAAAGTATATTTCTTTGCCAACTATAGTAATATTAACCGATTACGCTTCACACAGTAGTTGGATACACCAAGGTATAGATCACTACATAGTCTCAAATGACGATATGAAAAAGGAAATAGCTTTTAAAGGCGTAGATATTAATTCTATACATACTCTAGGTATACCAATTAAACCAAGCTTTTTCGATAAATTTAATAGAGATACTACACTAATGAAACTAAAATTAAGTCCTAAAAAGAAAACTATCTTAATAATGGGTGGAAGTCTTGGAATGGGTAAAATATCAGAACTATTTAGTGAATTATCAACATCTGATTTGGATGCTCAATTAATAGTAATTGCAGGAAAAAATAAAAATCTCTATGATACGCTTATAGAAATATCTAAGACCTCTATCTTACCTTCTGTAATCATCGGATATACAAATGACGTAAATAAACTAATGCAAGCATCAGATTTACTCCTAACAAAACCAGGTGGATTAACTATCACTGAATCTCTTGCATCAGAATTGCCTATGGGAGTATTTTCTCCACTACCTGGTCAAGAAATTAAAAATAAGGAGTTTTTATTGCGTCATAATTTAGCTATAGATATAGATGACGATCCTAACTACATAAACAACATAAACTATATTCTTTTAAATAATCACTTATTAAATACAATGAAGGAAAATACTAAAAAATTTGCAAAACCAAATTCTGCACATGATATATACACACTAATTAAAAAAATAATAAAAGCTTCATAG
- a CDS encoding D-alanine--D-alanine ligase family protein — MKKKIAIIFGGESIEHEVSLASAAELLTHIDKSKYYVYPIGITKDGEWFEYNGDVEKIASGQWEKDEFYKVPNGEKILFNRDVDCVFPLLHGRNGEDGTIQGLCKLLKLPIVGSKVLSSSLCMDKAYGKFILEKFDLPVTPYMVITEKEFKDDKDRILSQIVNNYSFPLIVKPSSGGSSMGVSKVRIKENIEKAIKTAFEFDNKILIEKAVNLREFKVPVLGKDNLFLGEIGEIDYHGKEIFDYEEKYLKEVDNLVCPVDLSEEYKDRIYEYAKKAFKVLDCSGMARVDFFFDKETEEIYINEVNTIPGFTKNSSYPKLLNKKGISEKDIIDKLIEYAINE, encoded by the coding sequence ATGAAAAAGAAGATTGCTATTATTTTTGGAGGAGAGTCAATAGAGCATGAGGTTTCTTTAGCATCAGCAGCTGAATTATTGACTCATATTGATAAAAGTAAATATTATGTTTATCCTATAGGAATAACTAAAGATGGTGAATGGTTTGAGTATAATGGAGATGTAGAAAAAATTGCGTCAGGGCAATGGGAAAAAGATGAGTTTTATAAAGTTCCTAATGGGGAGAAAATATTATTTAATAGAGATGTAGATTGTGTGTTCCCTCTTTTACATGGAAGAAATGGAGAAGATGGTACTATTCAAGGACTTTGTAAATTACTAAAATTACCCATTGTTGGATCAAAGGTTTTATCATCTTCATTGTGTATGGACAAGGCATATGGGAAATTTATACTTGAAAAGTTTGATCTTCCTGTAACACCATATATGGTTATAACAGAAAAAGAGTTTAAAGATGATAAAGATAGGATATTATCACAAATAGTAAATAATTATTCTTTTCCACTTATAGTTAAGCCTTCTTCTGGTGGATCATCTATGGGGGTATCGAAGGTTAGAATAAAAGAAAATATTGAAAAAGCTATAAAAACAGCTTTTGAATTTGACAATAAAATATTAATAGAAAAGGCAGTAAATCTTAGAGAATTTAAAGTACCTGTGTTAGGTAAGGATAATTTATTTTTAGGAGAAATAGGAGAAATAGATTATCATGGTAAAGAAATTTTTGATTATGAAGAAAAGTATTTAAAAGAAGTAGATAACCTTGTATGTCCTGTAGATTTATCAGAAGAGTATAAAGATAGAATTTATGAATATGCAAAAAAAGCATTTAAGGTTTTAGATTGTTCTGGTATGGCAAGAGTAGATTTCTTTTTTGATAAGGAAACAGAAGAGATTTATATAAATGAAGTTAATACAATACCAGGATTCACCAAGAATTCTTCTTATCCAAAACTTTTAAATAAGAAGGGAATAAGTGAAAAAGATATTATAGATAAACTTATAGAATATGCAATAAATGAATGA
- a CDS encoding DUF814 domain-containing protein: MTRALAMLSGGLDSILAAKLIKDQGIEVIGITYKSYFFNEENARRMVKQIDIPLEVVDFSEEHFELVKNPKHGYGKNMNPCIDCHAMMMRYSGELLKKFEADFIITGEVINQRPMSQNAGALNTVKKESGFSDKILRPLCAKLLPPTEMEESGLVDREKLMNINGRSRKVQIELAEKWNIKDYPSPAGGCKLTEPGYSKRLRDLLDNNDEVTPRDMELLRYGRRFRISRNTVIISARTKDESDLIKPILNSSDTGFIVDKYTGSMVVLVGEATEEGIKLAAAIAARYSKGKDEEKVTVRYGNVTKPYNGIIMVTPATDKELEQYMI, translated from the coding sequence TTGACAAGAGCACTAGCAATGTTATCAGGAGGATTAGATTCTATATTAGCAGCTAAACTTATAAAGGATCAAGGAATAGAAGTTATAGGTATAACTTATAAATCATATTTTTTTAATGAAGAAAATGCAAGAAGAATGGTAAAACAAATAGATATACCATTGGAAGTAGTAGATTTTTCAGAGGAGCACTTTGAATTGGTTAAGAATCCCAAACATGGATATGGAAAAAATATGAATCCGTGCATAGATTGTCATGCCATGATGATGAGATATAGTGGAGAGTTATTAAAAAAATTTGAAGCCGATTTTATAATAACAGGAGAAGTTATAAATCAAAGACCAATGAGTCAAAATGCAGGAGCATTAAATACTGTAAAAAAAGAATCTGGATTTAGTGATAAGATACTTAGACCATTATGTGCTAAGTTATTACCTCCAACAGAGATGGAAGAGTCAGGCCTGGTAGATAGAGAAAAGCTTATGAATATCAATGGAAGAAGTAGAAAAGTTCAAATAGAATTAGCAGAAAAGTGGAATATAAAAGATTATCCATCTCCAGCGGGAGGGTGTAAATTAACAGAACCAGGATATTCTAAAAGGCTAAGAGATTTATTAGATAATAATGATGAAGTAACTCCAAGAGATATGGAACTATTAAGATATGGTAGAAGATTTAGAATATCTAGGAATACTGTAATAATATCAGCGAGAACAAAAGATGAAAGTGATTTAATTAAGCCTATTTTAAATAGTAGTGACACAGGATTTATTGTAGATAAATATACAGGATCTATGGTAGTTTTAGTTGGAGAAGCTACTGAAGAGGGAATAAAACTTGCAGCAGCTATAGCAGCTAGATATTCAAAAGGTAAAGATGAAGAAAAAGTAACTGTAAGATACGGAAATGTAACTAAACCTTATAATGGCATTATTATGGTTACGCCAGCGACAGATAAGGAATTGGAACAATATATGATTTAA
- the ispE gene encoding 4-(cytidine 5'-diphospho)-2-C-methyl-D-erythritol kinase — protein MIVKCYGKINLSLDVVGKREDGYHLLEMVMQTVDLYDTITLTKLSSGIEICCSKPYVPNNEKNIAYKAAELFINTYSIKGGVKINIEKNIPVSAGMAGGSSNAAGVLRGLRDLYKVPVSDKDLEKLSLLLGADVPYCIKGGTVLCSGIGEKMTPLKPFNNVPIVIVKPNFGVSTIYVYKNFNLAKVNTHVNTYDLIRAMDNMDLNGVKNNMRNLLENVTLGRHKILKSIKNDMINNGAIASMMSGSGPTIFGICEDSLSAQKLYDFFKDKFNDVYITRTIEPTHN, from the coding sequence ATGATAGTTAAATGTTACGGGAAAATTAATCTTTCTTTAGATGTTGTAGGTAAACGTGAGGATGGATATCATCTATTAGAGATGGTAATGCAAACAGTAGACCTGTATGATACTATAACTCTTACAAAGCTTTCTAGTGGTATAGAGATATGTTGTTCTAAGCCTTATGTACCTAATAATGAAAAAAACATAGCCTATAAAGCAGCTGAATTATTTATAAATACTTATTCTATAAAAGGCGGAGTAAAAATTAATATAGAGAAAAATATTCCAGTGTCTGCTGGAATGGCCGGTGGAAGTTCTAATGCTGCTGGTGTTCTTAGAGGCTTAAGAGATTTATATAAGGTTCCAGTCTCTGATAAAGATCTAGAAAAGCTTTCATTACTATTAGGTGCAGACGTTCCTTACTGCATTAAAGGGGGAACTGTTCTATGCTCAGGTATAGGCGAAAAAATGACACCGCTTAAACCTTTTAACAATGTGCCTATAGTAATTGTTAAACCAAACTTTGGTGTTTCAACTATATATGTATACAAAAACTTTAATCTCGCTAAAGTTAATACACATGTTAACACTTATGATCTAATACGAGCTATGGATAATATGGATCTTAACGGTGTAAAGAATAATATGAGAAACTTATTAGAGAATGTAACTTTAGGTAGGCATAAGATTCTAAAATCTATAAAAAATGATATGATCAATAACGGAGCCATTGCCTCAATGATGAGCGGTAGTGGTCCAACTATATTCGGTATATGCGAAGATTCATTATCTGCACAAAAGCTTTATGACTTTTTTAAAGACAAATTTAATGATGTATATATCACACGAACTATAGAACCAACTCACAATTAA
- a CDS encoding GerAB/ArcD/ProY family transporter, producing MKELSIHQLRMTLLVSIIGAGGFAFSRGLGEYVGKNGWIITVVCGAISLISMYLILYISKVNGYVGIGEIVENSLGKFVGRIVLIEFAIFIIINGSLQVRDYAEVIKLYLLNRTPIQLILLVLILLSTYLIIGRIEALIKFNEITVWIMLVPALVVLLFVIGRGKITNVLPFFDFEKTKFLQGIKVGINSFTSFEILYFLLPRLKEEERKKLKYSVAGVVGIAVAFYILLYTAIIYYFGAEESQHLLWPFIGLVKSIDIPGTFIERWDGLILMIYMIFNFAAFVNIYYGAAYITKKVFNFKRMVNSFSIVSVLFYIGSMLPKNILENNALQDNFLSYLFLINNIVIPIVLIIGLKIRRGRYEEA from the coding sequence ATGAAAGAATTAAGTATACATCAATTAAGAATGACCCTCCTTGTATCTATAATAGGAGCAGGAGGATTTGCATTTTCGAGAGGATTAGGTGAGTATGTTGGTAAAAATGGGTGGATAATAACAGTAGTTTGTGGTGCTATATCATTAATATCAATGTATCTTATTCTTTATATAAGTAAAGTTAATGGATACGTAGGTATAGGAGAAATAGTTGAAAATTCATTAGGAAAATTTGTAGGTAGAATAGTGCTTATAGAGTTTGCTATTTTTATAATTATAAATGGAAGCCTTCAAGTTAGAGATTATGCAGAAGTAATAAAATTATATTTATTAAATAGAACACCAATTCAATTAATATTGCTAGTTTTAATATTACTTAGTACATATTTAATCATAGGACGAATAGAAGCATTAATAAAATTTAATGAAATAACTGTGTGGATAATGTTAGTGCCAGCATTAGTAGTTCTTCTTTTTGTCATAGGAAGAGGGAAAATTACAAATGTATTACCATTTTTTGATTTTGAAAAAACAAAATTTTTACAAGGAATAAAAGTAGGGATTAATTCATTTACATCATTTGAAATATTATATTTTCTATTGCCTAGATTAAAAGAAGAGGAAAGAAAAAAACTAAAATATTCAGTAGCAGGGGTTGTAGGAATTGCAGTAGCATTTTATATATTATTATATACTGCTATAATATATTACTTTGGAGCTGAGGAAAGTCAGCATTTATTATGGCCTTTTATAGGATTAGTAAAAAGTATTGATATACCAGGAACTTTTATAGAGAGATGGGATGGATTAATACTTATGATTTATATGATATTTAACTTTGCAGCTTTTGTAAATATATATTATGGAGCAGCATATATAACTAAAAAGGTATTTAATTTTAAAAGAATGGTTAATTCTTTTTCTATAGTATCGGTATTATTTTATATAGGAAGTATGTTGCCGAAAAATATATTAGAGAATAATGCATTGCAAGATAACTTTTTATCATATTTATTCTTAATAAATAATATTGTTATACCCATAGTATTAATCATAGGGTTGAAAATAAGGAGGGGAAGATATGAGGAAGCTTAG
- the spoIIR gene encoding stage II sporulation protein R, translated as MKKLSTVIIIILSILLLLPGNSDAKGKDEEIQKDIASKIIRFHVIANSDSEEDQNLKEKVRDEILKFISPKLNESKSKDESRKLLEEYDDEIKNIALNKIKEEGYSYNVSTTFENTMFPVKQYGDLVFPEGEYEAYRVVIGSGEGKNWWCVMFPPLCFVDVTVGEVEKEKSDEMMEGYLSKEEFGYLVGEEKCDIEIRFKIVDLIRDFLKK; from the coding sequence ATGAAAAAGTTATCTACTGTTATTATTATAATTTTATCTATACTATTATTATTACCTGGAAACAGTGATGCAAAAGGTAAGGATGAGGAAATTCAAAAGGATATTGCAAGTAAAATAATAAGATTTCACGTTATAGCAAATTCTGATTCAGAGGAAGATCAAAATTTAAAAGAGAAAGTAAGAGATGAGATATTAAAATTTATTTCACCTAAGTTAAATGAAAGTAAGTCAAAAGATGAGTCAAGAAAGTTACTAGAAGAATATGATGATGAAATAAAAAATATAGCTTTAAATAAAATTAAAGAAGAGGGATATAGTTATAATGTATCTACTACTTTTGAAAATACTATGTTTCCTGTAAAGCAATATGGAGACTTAGTATTTCCAGAAGGTGAATATGAAGCATATAGAGTAGTTATAGGAAGTGGAGAAGGGAAAAATTGGTGGTGCGTGATGTTTCCACCATTATGTTTTGTAGATGTAACTGTTGGAGAAGTAGAAAAGGAAAAAAGTGATGAAATGATGGAAGGGTATTTAAGTAAAGAAGAATTTGGATATTTGGTTGGAGAAGAAAAATGTGATATAGAGATAAGATTTAAAATTGTAGACTTAATAAGAGATTTTTTAAAAAAGTGA
- a CDS encoding CTP synthase has translation MKSNTKYIFVTGGVVSGLGKGITAASLGRLLKNRGLKVSIQKFDPYLNVDPGTMSPYQHGEVFVTDDGAETDLDLGHYERFIDENLSKNSSVTSGKVYWSVLSKERRGDYLGGTVQVIPHITNELKERVYRVAKEKDVDVVITEIGGTVGDIESLPFLEAIRQIRYDVGKENVCYIHVTLIPYLRMSKEIKTKPTQHSVKELRSIGIQPDVIVCRTEQELSDDVKGKIALFCNVDKEAVIQNLDARHLYEVPLMLHKEGLDNYVIDRLNIKCNEVDNSQWVEMVNRILSLKNKVKIGLVGKYVELHDAYISVVESLNHGGFVNDSKVEIKWINSEELENGDVEEALGDVDGILVPGGFGDRGVEGKISAIKYARENKIPFLGICLGMQCTVIEYARNVLGFEGAHSAEINPDTKYPVIDLMPDQKDVDEMGGTMRLGLYACKLEKGTKAYDAYNEEVIYERHRHRYEFNNEFRKELTESGLILSGTSPDERLVEIVELKDHPWYVAAQFHPELKSRPNRPHPLFREFIKAALENSNK, from the coding sequence ATGAAGTCAAATACAAAGTATATTTTTGTTACTGGCGGTGTCGTTTCAGGATTAGGTAAAGGTATAACAGCTGCATCATTAGGTAGATTGTTAAAGAATAGAGGGTTAAAAGTTTCTATACAAAAATTCGACCCATATCTAAATGTTGATCCAGGTACTATGAGTCCCTATCAACATGGTGAAGTTTTCGTTACTGATGATGGTGCAGAAACAGATTTGGATTTAGGACACTACGAAAGATTTATAGACGAGAACCTTTCGAAGAATTCCTCCGTTACTTCAGGTAAGGTTTATTGGAGTGTTTTATCTAAAGAAAGAAGAGGAGATTATTTAGGTGGTACAGTTCAAGTTATTCCTCATATAACAAATGAACTTAAAGAAAGAGTTTATAGAGTAGCTAAGGAAAAAGATGTAGATGTAGTTATAACAGAAATTGGTGGAACTGTAGGGGATATAGAATCACTACCATTCCTTGAGGCTATAAGACAAATCAGATATGATGTTGGTAAAGAAAATGTATGTTATATTCATGTAACATTAATTCCATATTTAAGAATGAGTAAAGAAATAAAGACTAAGCCAACACAACATTCAGTTAAGGAGTTAAGAAGTATCGGTATACAACCAGATGTTATTGTATGTAGAACTGAGCAAGAATTATCTGATGATGTAAAGGGTAAAATTGCTTTATTCTGTAATGTAGATAAAGAAGCTGTTATACAAAACTTAGATGCAAGACATCTTTATGAAGTACCACTAATGCTTCACAAAGAAGGATTAGATAACTATGTTATAGATAGACTTAATATAAAGTGTAATGAGGTTGATAATTCTCAATGGGTTGAGATGGTTAATAGAATTCTTAGCTTAAAGAATAAAGTTAAGATCGGATTAGTTGGAAAGTATGTAGAGTTACACGATGCTTATATTTCAGTAGTAGAATCATTAAATCATGGTGGTTTTGTAAATGACTCTAAAGTAGAAATAAAGTGGATAAATTCAGAAGAGTTGGAAAATGGAGATGTTGAAGAAGCGTTAGGAGATGTAGATGGTATTCTAGTGCCAGGTGGATTTGGAGATAGAGGTGTAGAAGGAAAAATATCTGCTATTAAATATGCAAGAGAAAACAAGATTCCATTCCTTGGAATTTGCCTTGGTATGCAATGTACAGTTATAGAATATGCTAGAAATGTTCTTGGATTTGAAGGTGCACATTCAGCAGAAATAAACCCTGACACCAAATATCCAGTAATTGATTTAATGCCAGATCAAAAAGATGTAGACGAAATGGGCGGAACAATGAGATTAGGATTATATGCATGTAAATTAGAAAAAGGTACAAAAGCTTATGATGCATATAATGAAGAAGTTATCTATGAAAGACATAGACATAGATATGAATTTAATAATGAATTCAGAAAAGAGTTAACAGAATCAGGACTAATCCTTTCAGGAACATCTCCAGATGAGAGATTAGTAGAAATTGTTGAACTTAAGGATCACCCATGGTATGTGGCTGCACAATTCCATCCAGAATTAAAATCAAGACCAAACAGACCACATCCATTATTTAGAGAATTTATTAAAGCAGCATTAGAAAACTCTAATAAATAA
- a CDS encoding Ger(x)C family spore germination protein — protein MRKLSVLIILVIIFPMLFGCYDKVEIDKRAFVSTIGLDTFEFIDKKEELKNINPDAPFAMKQLEKIKLTLGFPNISETGEKESGDAPNNTMVAEAPSFEDAIIKIGNKSSRTVTFGTGKLMVISEDFFRYPDTLKEVLDNIRRSPNINRVMYVIICEGQAEDILKFMPPMENNVENYLLGLMENAGVNSYIKPVRLNDMLSLMSKECDIAIPKVSIKKESNEVVLKGASIVKDFSIAGSLSEIESSDIELLRGNLKGGKKIIYMEGHPVDYYITEVTRKLKVKEDEGKLNFQVLLQLDGELQGYIPDKKALDNADIEEIQNHFDNSLAKEGRMVLEGVQSQYGADLLELKEYLKGYHPFIWNDVKDNWSDTFKNSKIEVYVKTNIRRIGVGY, from the coding sequence ATGAGGAAGCTTAGTGTGTTAATAATTTTAGTTATAATCTTCCCAATGTTATTTGGTTGTTATGATAAAGTTGAAATAGATAAAAGAGCATTTGTATCTACTATAGGATTAGATACTTTTGAATTTATAGATAAAAAAGAAGAGTTGAAAAATATAAATCCAGATGCACCATTTGCTATGAAACAACTAGAGAAGATTAAATTGACTTTGGGATTTCCTAATATTTCTGAAACAGGTGAAAAAGAATCAGGAGATGCACCTAATAATACTATGGTGGCAGAAGCACCATCTTTTGAAGATGCAATAATAAAAATAGGAAATAAGAGTTCTAGAACAGTTACTTTTGGAACAGGAAAGCTAATGGTAATTAGTGAAGATTTTTTTAGATATCCAGATACATTGAAAGAGGTTTTAGATAATATAAGGAGGAGTCCTAATATTAATAGAGTAATGTATGTAATCATTTGCGAAGGTCAGGCAGAAGATATTTTAAAATTCATGCCCCCAATGGAGAATAATGTTGAAAATTATTTGCTTGGACTTATGGAGAATGCAGGAGTAAATTCGTACATAAAACCTGTAAGATTAAATGATATGCTATCATTGATGTCTAAAGAGTGTGATATTGCAATACCTAAGGTATCAATAAAGAAGGAATCTAATGAGGTTGTGTTAAAGGGTGCTTCTATAGTAAAAGATTTTAGTATAGCAGGTAGTTTATCTGAAATAGAAAGTTCTGATATAGAACTTTTAAGAGGTAATCTAAAGGGTGGAAAGAAAATAATTTATATGGAAGGACATCCTGTAGATTATTATATAACTGAAGTTACAAGAAAGTTAAAAGTTAAAGAAGATGAGGGTAAATTAAATTTTCAAGTATTATTACAGTTAGATGGTGAATTACAAGGATATATTCCGGATAAAAAAGCCTTAGATAATGCGGACATAGAGGAGATACAAAATCATTTTGACAACTCTTTAGCCAAAGAAGGAAGGATGGTGCTAGAGGGAGTTCAAAGTCAATATGGAGCAGATTTATTGGAGTTAAAAGAATATTTAAAAGGATATCATCCATTCATATGGAATGATGTAAAAGATAATTGGAGTGATACTTTTAAAAATTCAAAAATCGAAGTATATGTAAAAACTAATATACGAAGAATCGGTGTAGGATATTAA